The Clostridia bacterium genome contains the following window.
GTCCGCATAGCCGATAATGGAAGTAAGGGGAGTGCGGAGTTCATGGGTCAGATTGTCAATAAAAAGCTGCTGGCGCTGGCCTTGTTCTTCCAGTTGCTTGATTTTCCGTTCCACTTCCTCCGCCATGAGGTTGAATTGTTCTGCCAGGAGTCCTACTTCATCTTTACGCTTCACTTTAGTCCTCACGTGGTAATTCCCGGAAGCAATACTCTGTGCCGTGGCGGTTAATTCTTGAAAAGGCCTTAAGAGAAAGATACTGGATTGCCAGGTTACCAGGGCCACCACCGCCAAGCCCACCAATCCCGTTTTTAAGAAAAACAAGTACTGGTCCCACCGGTGTTTCTCCACGTGGGTTATCTCTCTAATCATGGCCAGAACGATTTTTTCTTGGCCGATTTCCAAAAGGTTGGATACGAACAAGTATAGCCGGCCGTCTTCCCGCCGGATGATGAAATTCTTGTGACCTTCCAGCGCTACTTTAAGTTCAACCCGCTCATAAAACCAAGCGCGGGGGGCATTGGAAGCGAGAAGCTCCAGGTTCTCATCATAAATTTCCAAGTAATTTCTATCGGTACTGACCAGGTCCACCAGGTTTTTACTGTAGTCTTTTAATGCTATTCTTTCCTGCAGCGGCTGGGTGCTCATTAAATACAACTGCAGCGTGGAGTGCAGGTTGCCTTCTTCCTCAAGGCTTCTTTCAATCTCCTCGTTAAGGAGATTCCGGTACGTATTTTCCGTTACCACGATACTGGTGACCGACAAGGACAGGATATAGACCGCCAGGCAGAGGATGAAAATTTTCCGGCCGAATTTCATGTTAATCCTCCAGCCGGTAACCGAACTTGTAGATGGTCTTGATCTTGTCGGTGCCCAGTTTGCTCCTCAGCCGCTGGATATGCATATCCACCGTCCTGGTGTTGCC
Protein-coding sequences here:
- a CDS encoding HAMP domain-containing histidine kinase — translated: MKFGRKIFILCLAVYILSLSVTSIVVTENTYRNLLNEEIERSLEEEGNLHSTLQLYLMSTQPLQERIALKDYSKNLVDLVSTDRNYLEIYDENLELLASNAPRAWFYERVELKVALEGHKNFIIRREDGRLYLFVSNLLEIGQEKIVLAMIREITHVEKHRWDQYLFFLKTGLVGLAVVALVTWQSSIFLLRPFQELTATAQSIASGNYHVRTKVKRKDEVGLLAEQFNLMAEEVERKIKQLEEQGQRQQLFIDNLTHELRTPLTSIIGYADFLLKAKYDPAVFHKSLLYIHAEGKRILNLAKKMMDLIFIRENPLQLKEEDVLAILVEVQHIMQVKGEEKGITIEVTGSPAQVPVDKELFKTALINLVDNAIKASSPGQKVILGVKQDNRGTEVFVADQGRGMDEEHVSKVTEPFYRVDQSRSRKEGGIGLGLALVKQIVEKHNAGFAITSKTGVGTTIQIKFGK